In Bradyrhizobium sp. WD16, the genomic stretch GAGCATATCCCGGCGCTCGGAGGGCTGCGCGGCCGGTCGCGGGATGTGCCGCCGCAGACCAACGCGTACTGGCAGAACGCGAGCTTCCACAATTATGCCGACTACGCCATGAGCGGAGCCTTCCGCGCCGGCCTTCTGCATCTGAGGGAACTGGGCCGCGAGCGCAGTTGCGCCATCATGTGCGCGGAAACGCTGTGGTGGCGCTGTCACCGGCGGATCATCGCCGACTATCTGCTGGCGGCGGGCGAAACCGTCTTTCACATCCTCGGGCCCCGGCACGTCGATCCGGCGCAAATGAATGCCGCGGCGCGGGTGCAGCCTTCAGGCGCGCTGGCTTATCCGGCCGACGAGCCGTCGCTGCAGGCTCCGGTAAGCGTGACACCCGCTTCACCTCTTGCCTCAGGCCCGGCGCTTCACCATAGGCCGGGGATG encodes the following:
- a CDS encoding DUF488 family protein, with amino-acid sequence MALPFYTIGHARRPINEFVGLLQSSAVTLVADVRTVPRSRTNPQYDATVLPQALCAAGIGYEHIPALGGLRGRSRDVPPQTNAYWQNASFHNYADYAMSGAFRAGLLHLRELGRERSCAIMCAETLWWRCHRRIIADYLLAAGETVFHILGPRHVDPAQMNAAARVQPSGALAYPADEPSLQAPVSVTPASPLASGPALHHRPGMRR